CGGCTCCTCCGCCGCCCGGGTCCGGGCGGCGGTCCGGGAGCTCCTCGCGCCCGACGGGGCCGACGACCCCGACTACGGCAGCGGCTGGCCGGCCGGGTCCGGGCTGCGCGGGGTGACCGTCGACACGGGCACCGCCACCGTCGACCTCTCCGGTGTCGCCGGCCGGTCGGGTGCCGTCTCCCACCCGGCCGACGACCGGGGCGCGGAGCAGACGGTCCAGCAGCTGGTCTGGACGGTCACCGCGGTGACCGGGATCACCGGGGTACGGGTGCTGCTCGACGGGGCACCGGTGGACCGGCTCTGGGAGCGGGTCGACGTACGGGGGGTGCTGCGCCGGGGACCGGCGGTGGACGTACTCGCCCCGGTCTGGTTGATCGACCCGCAGCAGGGGGACCGGGTCGGCGGCCGGTTCGAGGTGCATGTCGCCGCGCTCGCCGGTGAGCCCACCGTCCATCTCCGGGTGCGACAGGGGGACCGGACCGTGGCCGAGCAGGTGCTCGCCCTCTCCGCCGGCCCGTCCGCCCAGGGCGAGGCGGAGCTCGTCCTCACCCTCGCGCCGGGCGACTACACCCTGCGGGCGTACGTCGTCTCCGTGACCGACGGCGCCGAGCGGTTCGCCGACGACCACCGGGTGACGGTCGGCTGACCGGTCCACCAGGTGGCCGGGGACGACCCGGCGCGGGGGCCGGCAGCGGGTAGCTGCGAGAATCCGATTCCGTGAAGACGTTCGAAGAGCTGTTCGCCGAGCTGCAGGCCAAGGCCGCCGCCGGCACTCCGGGCTCGGCGACGGTGGCCGCCCTGGAACGCGGCGTGCACGCGATCGGCAAGAAGGTCGTCGAGGAGGCGGCCGAGTCGTGGATGGCCGCCGAGCACGAGGGCCCCGAGCGGGCCGCCGAGGAGATCTCCCAACTGCTCTACCAGGCCCAGGTGCTGATGCTCGCCACCGGCCTGGAGCTCAAGGACGTCTACCGACATCTCTGAGGTGCCACCCGCCCCCGATTCAACGGTCGAACCCTGATCCCGCCGATCGAAGGAGCACCTCAGATGCTGCGCATCGCCATCCCCAACAAGGGCACCCTCTCCGCCCCCGCCACCCAGATGCTGCGCGAGGCGGGCTACCGCCAGCGCACCGACCCGAAGGACCTGGTCTGCCGGGACGAGCCGAACGACGTCGAGTTCTTCTACCTCCGTCCCCGGGACATCGCCACGTACGTCGGCTCCGGTGACCTTGATCTCGGCATCACCGGCCGGGACCTGCTGATCGACGCCGGCAGTCCGGCCGAGGAGGTGCTCGATCTCAACTTCGGCGGCGCCACCTTCCGGTTCGCCGCCCCCCCGGAGACGATCACCTCACCGGACGAGATCGGCGGACGCCGGATCGCCACCGCGTACCCGGGGGTGGTGGAACGCCACCTGACCGAGCGGGGGCTGAAGGCGGACGTGGTCCGGCTCGACGGTGCGGTCGAGAACGCGGTCCGGCTCGGTGTGGCCGATGTGGTCGCCGACGTGGTGGAGACCGGCGCCACCCTGCGCCAGGCCGGCCTGGTGATCATCGGTGAGCCGATCCTGCGCTCGTCGGCGGTGCTGATCCGGCGGGTCGGCGCTCCGACGAACAACCAGAAGGCCGAGCAGTTGCTGCGCCGGCTGCACGGAGTCCTGGTCGCCCGCCGGTACGTGATGCTCGCCTACGACGTCCGGGCCGACCTGCTCGACCGGGCCACCGCGCTCACCCCGGGGATCGAGTCGCCGACCATCTCGCCGTTGCACCGGGAGGGCTGGGTGGCGGTCCAGGCCATGGTGCTGCGCAACGACGTACACCAGATCATGGACGAGCTCTACGATCTCGGCGCCCGGGCGATCCTGGTCACCGCTATCGACGCCTGCCGGCTCTGACGCCCCACGGAGAGGGTCGGTGCGGCCGGGGTGGCAAAATGACGGTCGTGACCGAATCCGACCTTGTACGGCTCCGTCCGCACCGTCTCCGGGTGATGTGCTGGATCCTGGCTCCGGCCCTGGTGGTGGTCTTCACCGCGCTCGGGTTGGCGCTGCACGGTTCGACCGGCCAGGGTGCGGCGACCTTCCAGCGCGGCGACTCGTTCGCCATGATCGGGCTGGGCGTGCTCGGTGCCGTGGTGGTCCTGCTCTTCACCCGGGTGAAGGTCGAGGCCGACGCGGACGGGATCCGGGTGCGCAACGTGATCGGTTCGTACAACCTCCCCTGGGAGGTGGTTCGGGCGGTGCGTTTCGACCGTGGCTCGCCCTGGGCGAGCCTGGAACTGCACGACGACGAACTGGTGCCGATGATCGCCCTGCAGGCGGTCGACAAGGATTCGGCGGTGGCCGGGGTACGGGCACTGCGCGCTCTGCGGGATCGCGCGCAGCCGCTGCCCGCCGCGAGCTGACCCCGGTCCGACCCGCCGAGGGTGCCCGTTTTCACGGCTTCCCACCTGACCTGCTAACCTTGTCAGGTCGACCATGCTGTCGTCTCTGATGACAGCGTCAAAGCGGAGCGCCTGCTCCCACCCGAGTCGCCCCAGTTGGTGGCCGGGTCCGGTCACCGGCCCGGATCCTGATCCGAGCCGGACGTGCGGCGTAGTGTCGCGCTGACCGGTCGAGCGGGCCCTGGCATGTGCCGGGGCCTTCTGCTTTCCGGGTCGGTTCCCACCCGGGAGCCGGCGAGGGGGTCGGCACCGAAGGAGAACCGACTCGAGGAGGCCCCATCAGCGTCGAACCACGCGTGAACGAACAGATCCGGGCACGTGAGGTCCGACTGGTCGGCCCTGAGGGTGAGCAGGTGGGCATCGTCCCGCTGGAGCGCGCTCTGCAGCTGGCCGCGGACGTCGACCTGGACCTGGTCGAGGTTGCGCCGATGGCGCGCCCGCCGGTGTGCAAGCTCATGGACTTCGGCAAGTTCAAGTACGAGAGCGCACTGAAGGCGCGCGAAGCGCGGCGTAACCAGCAGCAGACCGTCATCAAGGAGATGAAACTCCGGCCGAAGATCGACCCGCACGACTACGAGACCAAGAAGGGTCACGTGGTGCGGTTCCTCAAGGCGGGTGACAAGGTCAAGGTAACGATCATGTTCCGTGGTCGCGAGCAGAGTCGCCCGGAACTTGGCTACCGGCTCCTCCGCCGGCTCGAGTCGGAGATCTCGGAGCTGGGGTACGTCGAGGCCGCGCCGAAGCAGGACGGCCGAAACATGATCATGGTTCTTGCTCCGCACCGCGCCACCAAGGCCGCCGCCACGGCGGCCAAGGCCGGCGGCCCGCGTGAGCGAGAGGCCGGTGCCGACGCGATCGACGACGCAACGTCGGTCGAGGCGGCCGAACCCGCCGGCACCGTCGGCGAGTAACAGGGGAGAGACGCAACAAATGCCGAAGATGAAGAGCCACACCGGAATGGGCAAGCGGGTCAAGGTGACCGGCTCCGGCAAGATCGTCGCCCAGCAGGCTGGCCTGCGGCACAACCTGGAGAAGAAAGCCTCCAAGCACACCCGCCGGCTCACCGGCACGGTCGAGGTTGCCGCGGTCGACGCCAAGCGCATCAAGAAGCTGCTGGGCCGCTGACGCGCCCGCCACTTAACCCGAAGGAGTAGTTGAGATGGCACGCGTCAAGCGGGCTGTAAACGCCCAGAAGAAGCGTCGTACCCTGCTGGAGACCGCCAGTGGCTACCGCGGTCAGCGCTCCCGGCTGTACCGCAAGGCCAAGGAGCAGGTGCTGCACTCGATGCAGTACGCCTACCGGGACCGTCGCGACCGCAAGGGCGACTTCCGGCAGCTCTGGATCACCCGGATCAACGCGGGCGCCCGGGCCAACGGGATGACCTACAACCGCCTGATCCAGGGGCTCAAGCTCGCTGGTGTGGAGGTCGACCGCAAGATCCTGGCCGACATGGCCGTCAACGACGCGGTGGCCTTCGCCGCCATCGTCGAGGTGGCCCGTGCCGCTGTCGCGGCCGAGGGCACCGGCGGCGCGGCGGCTCAGGCCGCCTGACCAGGCAACAGATGATCGAGGCGCCCCGTATGCCGTCCGGACCGCAGGTGGGGCGCCTCGACCATGTCCGGGGCGCGGACCAGCAGGCGTTCACCCCCCGTACGCCCAGGGTGGTCGCCGCCCGCCGGCTGCAACGACGCCGGGACCGGGACAACACGGGCCGGTTCCTCGCCGAAGGGCCGCAGGCGGTCCGGGAGGCCCTGGACCGACCCGGTGTCGTGGTGGAACTCTTCGGCACCCCGGCCGCCCTGGACCGGTACGCCGAACTCACCGACGCCGCGTACGGCAGTGGGATCCCGGTCTCCCCGGTAACCGACGAGGGGCTCGCCGCGCTGACCGAGACGGTCGCCCCGCAGGGGCTCGTCGCCGTCTGCCACCAGTTCGACCGTCCGCTCGCACAGGCACTGGCACGGGCGCCCCGCCTGGTTGCCGTACTCGCCGAGATCCGGGACCCGGGCAACGCCGGTACGGTGCTGCGTACCGCCGACGCCGCCGGGGCGGGCGCGGTCATCTTCGCCGGTGACGCCGTCGACCCGTACAACGGCAAGTGCGTGCGGGCCTCGGCCGGCAGCCTCTTCCACGTCGACGTGGTCCGGGCCACCGCCCCCGCGGCCGTGGTCGCCGCCCTGCGCGAGGCGGGACTGACCGTGCTCGCCGCCTCCGGTTACGGCGAGACCGACCTGGACGACCTGGCGGACTCCGACGGACTGGCCAGGCCGACCGCCTGGTTGTTCGGTTCCGAGGCGCACGGCCTGCCCGCCGAGTTGGCCGACGCGGCCGACGCCCGGGTCCGGGTGCCGCTGCACGGCCGGGCCGAGAGCCTTAACCTGGCTGCTGCCGCCGCCGTCTGCCTGTACGCTTCGGCCAGAGCGTTGAGAACGAAGAAGTCAGGAGACCCCGCCGCATGAGTGCCAGGACGGACTCGTTTACCCAGCCCGCCGGTGTCGGCGGGCGGCAGGGCTGACCCTTTTCCGCTCTCCTCTCCCCACCGGTGGGCTGCGGCGGCGCCGCGCGTCCGTAAACTCTGATGGCCGCCGCGCCGAGGCTGGCCTTCCGCCGTGAGGGAGCACCCGTACGCCATGACCTACCGCAACGATCCCTACGACCCGAAACAGGTCGCCCTGCTCGACCAGCACGCCCTCGACGAAGCCGTCGCGGCGGCCCGGGCGGCGTTCGCCGCCGCCGCAGACCCGGACGCTCTCGCCGCGCTGCGCCCCGCGCACCTCGGTGACCGGGCACCGATCTCACTGGCCCGCCGGGAGATCGGCGCGCTGCCGCCGGCCGCCAAGTCCGATGCCGGCAAGCGGGTCAACGAGGCCCGACGGGCGGTCGAGGCCAGCTACGACGAGTGGCGGGCCGAGCTTCAGCGAGCCCAGGCCGAACGGGTGCTCGCCGAGGAGCGGGTCGACGTCACGCTCCCGTACGACCGGCGCCCGCGTGGCGCCCGGCACCCGTTGACCCTGCTGATGGAGCGGGTCGGTGACCTCTTCGTCGGGATGGGCTACGAGGTCGCCGAGGGACCGGAGCTGGAGTTGGAGTGGACCAACTTCGACGCGCTCAACATTCCGCCGGACCACCCGGCCCGTGGCCTGATGGACACGTTCCACGTGGACGTCCCGGGACTGGTGCTGCGTACGCACACCTCACCGGTGCAGGCCCGGACGATGCTGAGCCGCAAGCCCCCGATCTACGTGATCTGCCCGGGGCGGGTCTACCGCACCGACGAGTTGGACGCCACTCACAGCCCGGTCTTCCACCAGGTCGAGGGGCTGGTCGTGGACAAGGGCATCACGATGGCACACCTGCGGGGCACGCTCGACCACTTCGCCCGGTCGATGTTCGGGGCGGACGCGCGGACCCGTTGGCGCCCGCACTACTTCCCGTTCACCGAGCCGTCGGCGGAGTTCGACGTCTGGTTCCCGGAGCACCGTGGTGGCGCCCAGTGGGTCGAGTGGGGTGGCTGTGGCATGGTCAACCCCCGGGTACTGCGGGCCTGCGGGATCGACCCGGACGTCTACTCCGGCTTCGCCTTCGGCATGGGCATCGACCGTACGGTCATGGTCCGCAACGGGGTCAGCGAGATGCGGGACCTGTTCGAGGGCGACGTGCGGTTCACCCGCGCACTCGGTGTCGAGGCGTAGCGGCATGCGGAATCGAATTTCGGAAGCGGTGGTCTGAGTCATGCGAGTTGGTGTTTCCTGGCTGCGCGAGCACGTCGACCTCCCCGTCGACCTCGGCCCCGAGGAGCTGGAACAGGCGCTGGTGAACCTCGGCCTCGAGGTGGAGTCCATCGTGGACCTGCGGGCCACCGTCACCGGGTCGCTGGTGGTCGGCGAGGTACGCGAGATCGAGGAACTGACCGGCTTCAAGAAGCCGATCCGGTTCTGCCGGGTGGACGTCGGTGCCGCGAACGGCACCGGCGAACTACAGGAGATCGTCTGCGGCGCGACCAACTTCGCCCCCGGCGACCGGGTCGTGGTGATCCTGCCCGGCGGGGTGCTTCCCGGCGGCTTCGCGATCGGCGCCCGCAAGACGTACGGGCGCAACTCCCACGGCATGATCTGCTCGGTGCGCGAGCTGGGGCTCGGCGAGGACCACGCCGGCATCCTGGTCCTGCCGCCGGAGACGGTGGCCAAGCCCGGTGACGACGCACGGCCGGTGGTCGGGCTCGACGACGTGGTGGTCGAACTGGAGATCACCCCGGACCGGGGCTACGGCCTCTCGGTGCGTGGCATCGCCCGCGAACTCTCGCACGCCTTCCAGGTGCCGTTCCGCGACCCGGGTGTGGTGCCGGCCCCCGGCGCCACCGAGACCCCGGCGTACCCGGTCGAGGTCCGCGACCCGGTCGGCTGTGACCGGTTCGCCGCCCGGCTGGTGCGGGGGGTCGACCCGACCGCGCAGAGCCCGCAGTGGCTGCGGCAGCGGTTGACCGTCGCCGGTATCCGGACCATCTCGCTGCCGGTGGACATCACCAACTACGTGATGCTGGAACTCGGCCAGCCGATGCACGCCTTCGACGCCGACCGGTTGACCGGGGCGCTGGTGGTCCGCCGGGCGCTGGCCGGGGAGAAGCTGACCACCCTGGACGGCGTCGCCCGCGTGCTCGACGCCGAGGACATGGTGATCTGCGACGCCGGGCAGGCGAACCCGGCCGGTGGCGAAGGGGTGCCGATCTCGCTCGCCGCGGTGATGGGCGGCCAGACCAGCGAGGTGGTCGCCAGCACCACGGAGGTGCTCTTCGAGGCGGCGCACTGGGACCCGGTCATGGTCGGGCGCACCGCCCGCCGGCACAAGCTGTTCAGCGAGGCCGCCAAGCGGTGGGAGCGCGGGGTGGACCCTGGCCTGCCGTTGGTCGCGCTCGACCGGGCGGTGGAACTGCTCACCACGTACGGCGGCGGCTCGGCGGGGCCGGAGATTCTCGACTTCAACCAGGTCGCGCCGCCCGCCTCGATCGCGCTCGACCCGGAGCTGCCGACCCGCC
The Micromonospora pisi DNA segment above includes these coding regions:
- the pheT gene encoding phenylalanine--tRNA ligase subunit beta, encoding MRVGVSWLREHVDLPVDLGPEELEQALVNLGLEVESIVDLRATVTGSLVVGEVREIEELTGFKKPIRFCRVDVGAANGTGELQEIVCGATNFAPGDRVVVILPGGVLPGGFAIGARKTYGRNSHGMICSVRELGLGEDHAGILVLPPETVAKPGDDARPVVGLDDVVVELEITPDRGYGLSVRGIARELSHAFQVPFRDPGVVPAPGATETPAYPVEVRDPVGCDRFAARLVRGVDPTAQSPQWLRQRLTVAGIRTISLPVDITNYVMLELGQPMHAFDADRLTGALVVRRALAGEKLTTLDGVARVLDAEDMVICDAGQANPAGGEGVPISLAAVMGGQTSEVVASTTEVLFEAAHWDPVMVGRTARRHKLFSEAAKRWERGVDPGLPLVALDRAVELLTTYGGGSAGPEILDFNQVAPPASIALDPELPTRRIGVTYPPARVVALLEEVGCTVVSEAELLRVTPPSWRPDLTDPADLVEEVARLGGYNEIPSVLPLAPPGRGLTAEQRRRRVVARTLAENGYVEVVSFPFVSPQFFDLIGLPADDSRRRAVRLANPLSDEEPLLRTTLLSSLLGALRRNVGRGQRDLALYEIGTVFEPKPGAGSPPPMAVDHRPSDAEFAAADAVLPHQPRHVAAVLSGEIERTGWWGSGQPAGWADAVEAARIVIAAAGILDGQVTVRAAQRAPWHPGRCAELLVDGTVVGYAGELHPAAVEALELPRRTSAMELDLDLLPEAPVRPAPRISGFPPALIDVALVVPEEVAAADVQRALVDGAGALLESVRLFDVYASPQLGAGRKSLAYKLTFRATDRTLTVEEAVAARDGAVAEAASRLGATLRGA
- a CDS encoding GerMN domain-containing protein → MNEELLRRMLAEEAARVEVSPVALASIRRRIRRRWWRRIRVVPIGRGLVGAAAVVLTCVVGVSTCGPLAGPGSPAGPVTAPVAVYYQGGDPERRLYREFRQLAVGDGSSAARVRAAVRELLAPDGADDPDYGSGWPAGSGLRGVTVDTGTATVDLSGVAGRSGAVSHPADDRGAEQTVQQLVWTVTAVTGITGVRVLLDGAPVDRLWERVDVRGVLRRGPAVDVLAPVWLIDPQQGDRVGGRFEVHVAALAGEPTVHLRVRQGDRTVAEQVLALSAGPSAQGEAELVLTLAPGDYTLRAYVVSVTDGAERFADDHRVTVG
- the rpmI gene encoding 50S ribosomal protein L35; this encodes MPKMKSHTGMGKRVKVTGSGKIVAQQAGLRHNLEKKASKHTRRLTGTVEVAAVDAKRIKKLLGR
- the hisG gene encoding ATP phosphoribosyltransferase is translated as MLRIAIPNKGTLSAPATQMLREAGYRQRTDPKDLVCRDEPNDVEFFYLRPRDIATYVGSGDLDLGITGRDLLIDAGSPAEEVLDLNFGGATFRFAAPPETITSPDEIGGRRIATAYPGVVERHLTERGLKADVVRLDGAVENAVRLGVADVVADVVETGATLRQAGLVIIGEPILRSSAVLIRRVGAPTNNQKAEQLLRRLHGVLVARRYVMLAYDVRADLLDRATALTPGIESPTISPLHREGWVAVQAMVLRNDVHQIMDELYDLGARAILVTAIDACRL
- a CDS encoding phenylalanine--tRNA ligase subunit alpha; translated protein: MTYRNDPYDPKQVALLDQHALDEAVAAARAAFAAAADPDALAALRPAHLGDRAPISLARREIGALPPAAKSDAGKRVNEARRAVEASYDEWRAELQRAQAERVLAEERVDVTLPYDRRPRGARHPLTLLMERVGDLFVGMGYEVAEGPELELEWTNFDALNIPPDHPARGLMDTFHVDVPGLVLRTHTSPVQARTMLSRKPPIYVICPGRVYRTDELDATHSPVFHQVEGLVVDKGITMAHLRGTLDHFARSMFGADARTRWRPHYFPFTEPSAEFDVWFPEHRGGAQWVEWGGCGMVNPRVLRACGIDPDVYSGFAFGMGIDRTVMVRNGVSEMRDLFEGDVRFTRALGVEA
- a CDS encoding phosphoribosyl-ATP diphosphatase, which gives rise to MKTFEELFAELQAKAAAGTPGSATVAALERGVHAIGKKVVEEAAESWMAAEHEGPERAAEEISQLLYQAQVLMLATGLELKDVYRHL
- the infC gene encoding translation initiation factor IF-3; protein product: MNEQIRAREVRLVGPEGEQVGIVPLERALQLAADVDLDLVEVAPMARPPVCKLMDFGKFKYESALKAREARRNQQQTVIKEMKLRPKIDPHDYETKKGHVVRFLKAGDKVKVTIMFRGREQSRPELGYRLLRRLESEISELGYVEAAPKQDGRNMIMVLAPHRATKAAATAAKAGGPREREAGADAIDDATSVEAAEPAGTVGE
- a CDS encoding TrmH family RNA methyltransferase, whose translation is MPSGPQVGRLDHVRGADQQAFTPRTPRVVAARRLQRRRDRDNTGRFLAEGPQAVREALDRPGVVVELFGTPAALDRYAELTDAAYGSGIPVSPVTDEGLAALTETVAPQGLVAVCHQFDRPLAQALARAPRLVAVLAEIRDPGNAGTVLRTADAAGAGAVIFAGDAVDPYNGKCVRASAGSLFHVDVVRATAPAAVVAALREAGLTVLAASGYGETDLDDLADSDGLARPTAWLFGSEAHGLPAELADAADARVRVPLHGRAESLNLAAAAAVCLYASARALRTKKSGDPAA
- a CDS encoding PH domain-containing protein, producing the protein MCWILAPALVVVFTALGLALHGSTGQGAATFQRGDSFAMIGLGVLGAVVVLLFTRVKVEADADGIRVRNVIGSYNLPWEVVRAVRFDRGSPWASLELHDDELVPMIALQAVDKDSAVAGVRALRALRDRAQPLPAAS
- the rplT gene encoding 50S ribosomal protein L20; its protein translation is MARVKRAVNAQKKRRTLLETASGYRGQRSRLYRKAKEQVLHSMQYAYRDRRDRKGDFRQLWITRINAGARANGMTYNRLIQGLKLAGVEVDRKILADMAVNDAVAFAAIVEVARAAVAAEGTGGAAAQAA